Proteins encoded by one window of Mauremys mutica isolate MM-2020 ecotype Southern chromosome 25, ASM2049712v1, whole genome shotgun sequence:
- the ITGB3 gene encoding integrin beta-3 isoform X1: MRELRLALRTLVLALCAAGLQGNICTTRGVNSCRQCLAVSPLCAWCSQEDLKQGTPRCNLKTNLLQNGCTRDFIEYPVSSTEILEDKPLSNTGSGQTVATQMSPQKIKLHLRPDDSQIFSVQVRQVEDYPVDIYYLMDLSNSMKDDLHNIQSLGTKLATEMRKLTSNLRIGFGAFVDKPISPYMYISPQEAIDNPCYEIHQTCLPMFGYKHVLSLTDEVTRFNEEVRKQSVSRNRDAPEGGFDAIIQATVCDEKIGWRNDASHLLVFTTDAKTHIALDGRLAGIVQPNDGQCHIDKDNLYSASTTLDYPSLGLMTEKLSQKNINLIFAVTQGVAGLYKNYSELIPGTTVGTLSSDSSNVLQLILESYGKIRSKVELEVRDLPEELSLSFNATCLNDEVIQGLKSCVGLKIGDTVSFSIEAKVRGCPQQQEKSFTIKPVGFKDSLTVVVNFECNCTCEEHAEPDSPACHQGNGTFECGVCRCSPGRLGSRCECSEEEYSPTQQDNCSPRQGQPLCSQRGECLCGQCVCHASGFGKVTGKYCECDDFSCVRFKGEMCSGHGQCSCGDCLCDSDWTGEYCNCTTRTDTCMSSNGLVCSGHGHCQCGKCECTQAGSYGDTCEKCPTCPDACTIKKDCVECKKFERGTLMEQQTCSYTCRDEIELVQELGDTGKDAVNCTYKDEDDCVVRFQYYEDSSGKSILYVIEERDCPKGPDILMVLLLVAGAILLIGLVALFIWKLLITVHDRREFAKFEEERARAKWDTANNPLYKGATSTFTNITYRGNS; the protein is encoded by the exons ATGCGGGAGCTCCGTCTGGCTCTGCGGACCCTCGTGCTGGCGCTGTGCGCGGCGGGACTCCAGG ggAACATCTGTACCACTCGCGGGGTGAATTCCTGCAGGCAGTGTCTGGCCGTGAGCCCGCTGTGCGCATGGTGCTCCCAGGAG GACTTGAAGCAGGGAACCCCTCGCTGCAACCTGAAAACGAACCTCCTCCAAAATGGCTGCACGCGGGATTTCATAGAGTACCCGGTCAGCAGCACGGAAATCCTAGAGGACAAGCCGCTCAGTAACACCGGCTCTGGACAGACCGTCGCCACCCAAATGAGCCCTCAGAAAATTAAACTGCACCTGCGGCCAG ATGACTCCCAGATCTTCTCCGTCCAAGTGCGCCAGGTGGAGGACTACCCAGTAGACATCTACTACCTGATGGACCTGTCCAATTCCATGAAGGACGATCTCCACAACATCCAGAGCCTGGGCACCAAGCTAGCCACCGAGATGCGCAAGCTGACCAGCAACCTGCGGATTGGCTTCGGGGCCTTTGTGGACAAGCCCATCTCGCCGTACATGTACATCTCCCCGCAAGAAGCCATCGACAACCCGTGCTACGA GATCCACCAAACTTGCCTGCCCATGTTCGGCTACAAGCACGTCCTGTCGCTCACGGACGAGGTGACCCGCTTCAACGAGGAGGTGCGCAAGCAGAGCGTCTCGCGGAACCGCGACGCGCCCGAAGGGGGGTTCGACGCCATCATCCAAGCGACAGTCTGCGAC GAGAAGATTGGCTGGAGGAACGATGCTAGTCACCTGCTGGTGTTCACGACAGACGCCAAGACCCACATCGCTCTGGACGGGAGGCTGGCGGGGATCGTACAGCCCAACGACGGGCAGTGCCACATCGACAAGGATAATCTCTACTCGGCCTCCACCACGCTG GACTATCCCTCGCTGGGCCTGATGACTGAGAAACTCTCCCAGAAAAACATCAACTTGATCTTTGCCGTGACGCAGGGCGTGGCCGGCCTCTACAAG AACTACAGCGAGCTGATTCCCGGCACCACCGTGGGGACCTTGTCCAGCGACTCCAGCAACGTCCTGCAGCTCATTCTGGAGTCCTATGGG aaaATCCGCTCCAAGGTGGAGCTGGAGGTGCGAGACCTGCCCGAGGAGCTGTCCCTCTCCTTCAACGCCACCTGCCTCAACGACGAGGTCATCCAGGGACTGAAGTCCTGCGTGGGACTCAAGATAGGAGACACG GTGAGCTTCAGCATCGAGGCCAAGGTGCGGGGCTGcccgcagcagcaggagaaatccttCACCATCAAGCCCGTGGGCTTCAAGGACAGCCTGACGGTGGTGGTGAACTTCGAGTGCAACTGCACCTGCGAGGAGCACGCCGAGCCCGACAGCCCCGCCTGCCACCAAGGCAACGGCACCTTCGAGTGCGGCGTGTGCCGCTGCTCCCCGGGCCGGCTGGGCTCCCGCTGCGAGTGCTCCGAGGAGGAGTACAGCCCCACGCAGCAGGACAACTGCAGCCCCAGACAGGGGCAGCCCCTGTGCAGCCAGCGGGGCGAGTGCCTCTGCGGCCAGTGCGTCTGCCACGCCAGCGGCTTCGGCAAGGTGACCGGCAAGTACTGCGAGTGCGACGACTTCTCCTGCGTCCGCTTCAAGGGCGAGATGTGCTCGG GCCACGGGCAGTGCAGCTGCGGGGACTGCCTGTGCGACTCGGACTGGACCGGGGAGTATTGCAACTGCACCACGCGCACCGACACCTGCATGTCCAGCAACGGCCTGGTGTGCAGCGGGCACGGCCACTGCCAGTGCGGGAAATGCGAGTGCACCCAGGCCGGCTCCTACGGGGACACCTGCGAGAAGTGCCCCACCTGCCCCGACGCCTGCACCATCAAGaa ggactGCGTGGAGTGTAAGAAGTTTGAGAGGGGGACGCTGATGGAGCAGCAAACCTGCAGCTACACCTGCCGTGACGAGATCGAGCTGGTGCAGGAACTCG GTGACACAGGTAAAGACGCGGTGAACTGCACCTACAAGGATGAGGATGACTGCGTGGTGCGGTTTCAGTATTATGAGGACTCCAGCGGGAAATCCATCCTCTACGTCATCGAGGAGCGAG ACTGCCCCAAGGGGCCGGACATCCTGATGGTTCTGCTCCTGGTGGCGGGGGCCATCCTGCTCATCGGCCTGGTCGCCCTGTTCATCTGGAAGCTCCTGATCACCGTCCACGACCGGCGGGAGTTCGCCAAGTTCGAGGAAGAGAGGGCCCGGGCCAAATGGGACACG GCCAACAACCCCTTATACAAAGGCGCCACCTCCACCTTCACGAACATCACATACCGCGGGAACTCGTAA
- the ITGB3 gene encoding integrin beta-3 isoform X3: MSPQKIKLHLRPDDSQIFSVQVRQVEDYPVDIYYLMDLSNSMKDDLHNIQSLGTKLATEMRKLTSNLRIGFGAFVDKPISPYMYISPQEAIDNPCYEIHQTCLPMFGYKHVLSLTDEVTRFNEEVRKQSVSRNRDAPEGGFDAIIQATVCDEKIGWRNDASHLLVFTTDAKTHIALDGRLAGIVQPNDGQCHIDKDNLYSASTTLDYPSLGLMTEKLSQKNINLIFAVTQGVAGLYKNYSELIPGTTVGTLSSDSSNVLQLILESYGKIRSKVELEVRDLPEELSLSFNATCLNDEVIQGLKSCVGLKIGDTVSFSIEAKVRGCPQQQEKSFTIKPVGFKDSLTVVVNFECNCTCEEHAEPDSPACHQGNGTFECGVCRCSPGRLGSRCECSEEEYSPTQQDNCSPRQGQPLCSQRGECLCGQCVCHASGFGKVTGKYCECDDFSCVRFKGEMCSGHGQCSCGDCLCDSDWTGEYCNCTTRTDTCMSSNGLVCSGHGHCQCGKCECTQAGSYGDTCEKCPTCPDACTIKKDCVECKKFERGTLMEQQTCSYTCRDEIELVQELGDTGKDAVNCTYKDEDDCVVRFQYYEDSSGKSILYVIEERDCPKGPDILMVLLLVAGAILLIGLVALFIWKLLITVHDRREFAKFEEERARAKWDTANNPLYKGATSTFTNITYRGNS, encoded by the exons ATGAGCCCTCAGAAAATTAAACTGCACCTGCGGCCAG ATGACTCCCAGATCTTCTCCGTCCAAGTGCGCCAGGTGGAGGACTACCCAGTAGACATCTACTACCTGATGGACCTGTCCAATTCCATGAAGGACGATCTCCACAACATCCAGAGCCTGGGCACCAAGCTAGCCACCGAGATGCGCAAGCTGACCAGCAACCTGCGGATTGGCTTCGGGGCCTTTGTGGACAAGCCCATCTCGCCGTACATGTACATCTCCCCGCAAGAAGCCATCGACAACCCGTGCTACGA GATCCACCAAACTTGCCTGCCCATGTTCGGCTACAAGCACGTCCTGTCGCTCACGGACGAGGTGACCCGCTTCAACGAGGAGGTGCGCAAGCAGAGCGTCTCGCGGAACCGCGACGCGCCCGAAGGGGGGTTCGACGCCATCATCCAAGCGACAGTCTGCGAC GAGAAGATTGGCTGGAGGAACGATGCTAGTCACCTGCTGGTGTTCACGACAGACGCCAAGACCCACATCGCTCTGGACGGGAGGCTGGCGGGGATCGTACAGCCCAACGACGGGCAGTGCCACATCGACAAGGATAATCTCTACTCGGCCTCCACCACGCTG GACTATCCCTCGCTGGGCCTGATGACTGAGAAACTCTCCCAGAAAAACATCAACTTGATCTTTGCCGTGACGCAGGGCGTGGCCGGCCTCTACAAG AACTACAGCGAGCTGATTCCCGGCACCACCGTGGGGACCTTGTCCAGCGACTCCAGCAACGTCCTGCAGCTCATTCTGGAGTCCTATGGG aaaATCCGCTCCAAGGTGGAGCTGGAGGTGCGAGACCTGCCCGAGGAGCTGTCCCTCTCCTTCAACGCCACCTGCCTCAACGACGAGGTCATCCAGGGACTGAAGTCCTGCGTGGGACTCAAGATAGGAGACACG GTGAGCTTCAGCATCGAGGCCAAGGTGCGGGGCTGcccgcagcagcaggagaaatccttCACCATCAAGCCCGTGGGCTTCAAGGACAGCCTGACGGTGGTGGTGAACTTCGAGTGCAACTGCACCTGCGAGGAGCACGCCGAGCCCGACAGCCCCGCCTGCCACCAAGGCAACGGCACCTTCGAGTGCGGCGTGTGCCGCTGCTCCCCGGGCCGGCTGGGCTCCCGCTGCGAGTGCTCCGAGGAGGAGTACAGCCCCACGCAGCAGGACAACTGCAGCCCCAGACAGGGGCAGCCCCTGTGCAGCCAGCGGGGCGAGTGCCTCTGCGGCCAGTGCGTCTGCCACGCCAGCGGCTTCGGCAAGGTGACCGGCAAGTACTGCGAGTGCGACGACTTCTCCTGCGTCCGCTTCAAGGGCGAGATGTGCTCGG GCCACGGGCAGTGCAGCTGCGGGGACTGCCTGTGCGACTCGGACTGGACCGGGGAGTATTGCAACTGCACCACGCGCACCGACACCTGCATGTCCAGCAACGGCCTGGTGTGCAGCGGGCACGGCCACTGCCAGTGCGGGAAATGCGAGTGCACCCAGGCCGGCTCCTACGGGGACACCTGCGAGAAGTGCCCCACCTGCCCCGACGCCTGCACCATCAAGaa ggactGCGTGGAGTGTAAGAAGTTTGAGAGGGGGACGCTGATGGAGCAGCAAACCTGCAGCTACACCTGCCGTGACGAGATCGAGCTGGTGCAGGAACTCG GTGACACAGGTAAAGACGCGGTGAACTGCACCTACAAGGATGAGGATGACTGCGTGGTGCGGTTTCAGTATTATGAGGACTCCAGCGGGAAATCCATCCTCTACGTCATCGAGGAGCGAG ACTGCCCCAAGGGGCCGGACATCCTGATGGTTCTGCTCCTGGTGGCGGGGGCCATCCTGCTCATCGGCCTGGTCGCCCTGTTCATCTGGAAGCTCCTGATCACCGTCCACGACCGGCGGGAGTTCGCCAAGTTCGAGGAAGAGAGGGCCCGGGCCAAATGGGACACG GCCAACAACCCCTTATACAAAGGCGCCACCTCCACCTTCACGAACATCACATACCGCGGGAACTCGTAA
- the ITGB3 gene encoding integrin beta-3 isoform X2: MRELRLALRTLVLALCAAGLQGNICTTRGVNSCRQCLAVSPLCAWCSQEDLKQGTPRCNLKTNLLQNGCTRDFIEYPVSSTEILEDKPLSNTGSGQTVATQMSPQKIKLHLRPDDSQIFSVQVRQVEDYPVDIYYLMDLSNSMKDDLHNIQSLGTKLATEMRKLTSNLRIGFGAFVDKPISPYMYISPQEAIDNPCYEIHQTCLPMFGYKHVLSLTDEVTRFNEEVRKQSVSRNRDAPEGGFDAIIQATVCDEKIGWRNDASHLLVFTTDAKTHIALDGRLAGIVQPNDGQCHIDKDNLYSASTTLDYPSLGLMTEKLSQKNINLIFAVTQGVAGLYKNYSELEVRDLPEELSLSFNATCLNDEVIQGLKSCVGLKIGDTVSFSIEAKVRGCPQQQEKSFTIKPVGFKDSLTVVVNFECNCTCEEHAEPDSPACHQGNGTFECGVCRCSPGRLGSRCECSEEEYSPTQQDNCSPRQGQPLCSQRGECLCGQCVCHASGFGKVTGKYCECDDFSCVRFKGEMCSGHGQCSCGDCLCDSDWTGEYCNCTTRTDTCMSSNGLVCSGHGHCQCGKCECTQAGSYGDTCEKCPTCPDACTIKKDCVECKKFERGTLMEQQTCSYTCRDEIELVQELGDTGKDAVNCTYKDEDDCVVRFQYYEDSSGKSILYVIEERDCPKGPDILMVLLLVAGAILLIGLVALFIWKLLITVHDRREFAKFEEERARAKWDTANNPLYKGATSTFTNITYRGNS; this comes from the exons ATGCGGGAGCTCCGTCTGGCTCTGCGGACCCTCGTGCTGGCGCTGTGCGCGGCGGGACTCCAGG ggAACATCTGTACCACTCGCGGGGTGAATTCCTGCAGGCAGTGTCTGGCCGTGAGCCCGCTGTGCGCATGGTGCTCCCAGGAG GACTTGAAGCAGGGAACCCCTCGCTGCAACCTGAAAACGAACCTCCTCCAAAATGGCTGCACGCGGGATTTCATAGAGTACCCGGTCAGCAGCACGGAAATCCTAGAGGACAAGCCGCTCAGTAACACCGGCTCTGGACAGACCGTCGCCACCCAAATGAGCCCTCAGAAAATTAAACTGCACCTGCGGCCAG ATGACTCCCAGATCTTCTCCGTCCAAGTGCGCCAGGTGGAGGACTACCCAGTAGACATCTACTACCTGATGGACCTGTCCAATTCCATGAAGGACGATCTCCACAACATCCAGAGCCTGGGCACCAAGCTAGCCACCGAGATGCGCAAGCTGACCAGCAACCTGCGGATTGGCTTCGGGGCCTTTGTGGACAAGCCCATCTCGCCGTACATGTACATCTCCCCGCAAGAAGCCATCGACAACCCGTGCTACGA GATCCACCAAACTTGCCTGCCCATGTTCGGCTACAAGCACGTCCTGTCGCTCACGGACGAGGTGACCCGCTTCAACGAGGAGGTGCGCAAGCAGAGCGTCTCGCGGAACCGCGACGCGCCCGAAGGGGGGTTCGACGCCATCATCCAAGCGACAGTCTGCGAC GAGAAGATTGGCTGGAGGAACGATGCTAGTCACCTGCTGGTGTTCACGACAGACGCCAAGACCCACATCGCTCTGGACGGGAGGCTGGCGGGGATCGTACAGCCCAACGACGGGCAGTGCCACATCGACAAGGATAATCTCTACTCGGCCTCCACCACGCTG GACTATCCCTCGCTGGGCCTGATGACTGAGAAACTCTCCCAGAAAAACATCAACTTGATCTTTGCCGTGACGCAGGGCGTGGCCGGCCTCTACAAG AACTACAGC GAGCTGGAGGTGCGAGACCTGCCCGAGGAGCTGTCCCTCTCCTTCAACGCCACCTGCCTCAACGACGAGGTCATCCAGGGACTGAAGTCCTGCGTGGGACTCAAGATAGGAGACACG GTGAGCTTCAGCATCGAGGCCAAGGTGCGGGGCTGcccgcagcagcaggagaaatccttCACCATCAAGCCCGTGGGCTTCAAGGACAGCCTGACGGTGGTGGTGAACTTCGAGTGCAACTGCACCTGCGAGGAGCACGCCGAGCCCGACAGCCCCGCCTGCCACCAAGGCAACGGCACCTTCGAGTGCGGCGTGTGCCGCTGCTCCCCGGGCCGGCTGGGCTCCCGCTGCGAGTGCTCCGAGGAGGAGTACAGCCCCACGCAGCAGGACAACTGCAGCCCCAGACAGGGGCAGCCCCTGTGCAGCCAGCGGGGCGAGTGCCTCTGCGGCCAGTGCGTCTGCCACGCCAGCGGCTTCGGCAAGGTGACCGGCAAGTACTGCGAGTGCGACGACTTCTCCTGCGTCCGCTTCAAGGGCGAGATGTGCTCGG GCCACGGGCAGTGCAGCTGCGGGGACTGCCTGTGCGACTCGGACTGGACCGGGGAGTATTGCAACTGCACCACGCGCACCGACACCTGCATGTCCAGCAACGGCCTGGTGTGCAGCGGGCACGGCCACTGCCAGTGCGGGAAATGCGAGTGCACCCAGGCCGGCTCCTACGGGGACACCTGCGAGAAGTGCCCCACCTGCCCCGACGCCTGCACCATCAAGaa ggactGCGTGGAGTGTAAGAAGTTTGAGAGGGGGACGCTGATGGAGCAGCAAACCTGCAGCTACACCTGCCGTGACGAGATCGAGCTGGTGCAGGAACTCG GTGACACAGGTAAAGACGCGGTGAACTGCACCTACAAGGATGAGGATGACTGCGTGGTGCGGTTTCAGTATTATGAGGACTCCAGCGGGAAATCCATCCTCTACGTCATCGAGGAGCGAG ACTGCCCCAAGGGGCCGGACATCCTGATGGTTCTGCTCCTGGTGGCGGGGGCCATCCTGCTCATCGGCCTGGTCGCCCTGTTCATCTGGAAGCTCCTGATCACCGTCCACGACCGGCGGGAGTTCGCCAAGTTCGAGGAAGAGAGGGCCCGGGCCAAATGGGACACG GCCAACAACCCCTTATACAAAGGCGCCACCTCCACCTTCACGAACATCACATACCGCGGGAACTCGTAA